atctaaaataaatctttataaatTGTTTCTCTCAGTTACTTATCAAAGTGATGAAAAGCTAACTGCGTGTGTCACTGTCATCTTAGTCTGCAGACAAGAAACCACCAGAGGGCAAAAGATGATGTGCTTTCAGGCAACAAAGTGATTAAGTGATGAAACTAAATTACAAATGCAGGCAGCCAGGCCCAAGCTGCTAGCCTCCATTTGACCTGACCTTTcaatagattgtgtgtgtgtgtgtgtgtgtgtgtgcgcgcgcgcgcaggtggggtggggggccggGGCAGAGCAGGGTataactctatcccaggctggcctcaaactcacaacaatcctccaatGTAAgcatcccaagtggtgggattaaaggtatgagctaccacgcctgactttaatggcttttttaaatgttttgttttctggtgctgggactgaacccagggccttccacatgctaggcaaatgctaaATCCTCAAGCCTTCCCAGTGTGTCCTAAAGGACAGGAGGGCAGGGCTCTCTCGTGACCAGACACTACAAAATCTTTCCTCCACACAGTCCTGCTAACAAGGCCAAGCCCATCCCGAGGTGAAGCTCAAGACCAGTGTGTATTGTTACTGGCAAAAGCTGGGCTGAAGTATTTCAGGATCAAAGCCAATGATCCACTActggaaataaaatcaaaacacatgtTCTGCCAGAGGACGGTCAATAATATCACCTTTGTAAAATGTACAACTGATTACTCAACCCCCTGTTGTGCCTCCTAGCCTCAGAATAGTGTAACACAGCCCTTTCCTGGGCTGTAGAAAAGGAATGTGGAATACACAGTCCGTGAGATCCGACTCTGTTCACCAGGCACTGTTCCATCTGCCTCAACCAGAGCCCTCTCCACACATAGCAGCTGCTGAGCACCATGAACAAATGACTGCCTTTGACTCAGTCATCAGAGTTACGCTGGTCACAGTTTACAGGAGGAGAAGCATGGTTCCCTCCTTAGGAAAGAGCCCTATCACACCTACAAAGGGTTCTGCCAGGGCGCCTCATCCTTACCTTTCGAAGCCGATATCCACTGAGCCGTCCCTGCTCTGCATCCACCAGGTAGAAGAAGATGGAAGGGGCAAGCTCATGAAGCTGTCGCAAAACATTCCGGGTGGCTGGAAAAGGAGTTACCTGAAAAAACCCAGACAGCCCAGGAGAAGAGTTAATCTTGAAGCCCCACTTCCCGAAAGCCATTACTGCTGACCCAGGGAAGAAAGCCTTAAGTACAAAGCAGCAAATCTTAAAAGAACCAGAGTCTATAGAACTAGATTTAAGGCTTAAATAGAGCTTGGTTAAGAGCCTGAATatatgctgggcatagtggcacgtgcctgtgaTCCTAGCGCTTGGCAGACTGAGGAaagagggctgccatgagttagaggccagctacacagtgagttctatgACAGCCTGGCTACGAAGTCacacccttgctttttttccctctccctctctctctctctctctcttttaagtttttcagggtagggtttcactgtagcccaggctgacttggaattcactatgtagtctcagggtggccttgaactcatgacaatcctcctacctctgcctcccaagtgccaagattaaagatgtgtgccagggctgaagagatggcttagcggttaagtgcttgcctgtgaagcctaatgacccaggttcgaggctcggttccccaggtcccatgttagccagatgcacaagggggcacaccgcgtctggagttcgtttgcagaggctggaagccctggcacgcccattctctctctcttcctctatctgtctttctctctgtgtctgtcactctcaaataaataaataaaaaaattaaaaaaaaaaaagatgtgtgccaccatgatgcCCAACTTGGACcctcttttgagaaaaaaaaagaaagaaaaggaaagacaaaaaggaagaaaaaagttaattacaaataaataaatttgaaaagacaCAAAAGTAGGAGGGGATGGGAACTTGTTGGGAAGAAGGCTCAGCAGGCGTGTAGGGTGAATAGGATCAAGCTACATCATATATATGTACGAAAtagtcaaaaaaaataaaacaatttttaaatgtcattacaAAAAGCAAAACCGGAGCACTCACATGGGCAGCAAGTGCAGCCATGTTACTGAAGATGACTGGAGATCAAACACGTGCTGAGTGCAGATAGCTGTCTCTGCTCCACGCATGTGACACCCACCCCACAAAGGTCTCCCTCCCCACCAAGACAAAGTACCTTGTACTCATCATCAATCAACAGCAAGACCTTGGCGTAGTCTTGATCCATGACTGGAAGAAGCAAGGACTGCAAGATGGGGCGCTTTAGCACTGGGGGAGTGCCCTGACTCCACTTGCCAAAAATGGGGTTGAACACATACAGAGAACTCATTCCTGTTTCCTGAAATGAACAGCAAACTGTCAGACTCCAACACACAAAGAAGGTAAATCCTACAGGAAAACCCGCGACATTGAGGAATCAACACTACCACAAAGAACTCTCAAGTCTTTAATTTCTACGTGGAAAGTAAGTTCTTGGCTGAAGGCAGATGGTCACACAGGCTAATATGCAAAGCAAAAAGGGTAACTACCTCTAGATCCAAAGCTAACTAAGAACTGGACATGCTAATGATCAATCAAAAAgtcggggctgaggagatggctaagtggttaaaggcacttgcttgcaaagcctaccagcccaggctcaattccccagcatccacattaaagacaaatgcacaaggcgacacatgcatctgaagttcatttacacctgcaagaggccttgatgtacttattctctctctcttctctcttcctggcCCCCCCcctttctatgcttgcaaataaattaataatttttttttaaagttggctgtagagatggcttagcagttaaggtgctttccttcaaagcctaaagacccaggttcaattccccagtacctatataaaccagatgcacaaggtagcacatgcatctggagttcatttgcagtggctggaggccctggtgcacccattttctctatctgcctcttcctgtctctctctttcccaaataattaattgaatatttatttattacagagtgggcaagtcagggcctctagccactgcaatcaaactccagacaaatacaCCACCATTTGCATTTGGCGTACACAGGTtttaggaaatcgaacctgggtccttaggctttacaagcaaatgccttaactgttaagccatctctccaaccctaattacattttttttttttaaaagccaggtgtgtggcacatgcctttaatcccagcacttgggaggcagaggtataggaggattgcaatgagttagaggccactctgagactacatagtaaattccagatcagcttgggctacagtgagaccctaccttgaaaaaccaaaagaaaaaaagtgttttttgaaAGTCAAGGGAGGGCTAGGAGTGTGACTCAGTAGATCCCTTGCCTATCATGCCTGAGGCCTGTGCAATCCTGCCATTGCCAGTACAGAAAAGTGCCTATGAAGCCTCCTCTCATAGTACAGATAGCATGGATCCATAAAAACCCTTTCCAATATTAGTGGCAGAGATATGAATGGCTTAGGGTCTTGCCGCtcctcagagaaagaaaagagccccTCAGCTACCACGTACAGCTTCACTGGGAAGCGTGCTGCCTGAAAGCGAACGTTTTCTAGTTTCACATCAGTCTGGATAGATCCTCCACCCAGGCAAGAAACTGGTAGAAACCAGAGTGCAAACCCCGGAATGTTCCTCCTGGACTCTCACAGAACCACCAAAAGTCTGAGAGAAATTTAAATTGCAAAACACTAGAGGAGCCACACCACTCTGGCTGACCTCACCTTGTCCTTCACCAGCAGTGTGCActgaggggggtgggggaagtgaGCAGTGGTTCTCTGGACCATCAGCTTAAAGGAAGAGTCTGGCTTGACGTTGGGCAGGTACTGTTTCCACAGGAtggtgccagagctgctttcGATGCCAAAGAGCTGCAAGATGAACAAATATTTGGCTCACCACTAGAAAGAGAAGCCAAAGAACTGATTCTACTCTTGCTAACTGCATCCACCTCAACCCTTCGTCAAAGCCTCTGGTGTCTCACCCGGCACTGGAGCTAACCCCCTCACCTTGCCTGAGGCTGTTACCATCACCATCATCTTTTGCAGGTTGAACTCATCTCTGGCCAAGGTGTCAATGTTGATTTCATTCTTAATCTGGCTTCGAGGCTTTCGGGCATCATAGAACATTTTCCAGAGGTGGGAAGTCCACGCCTGGAGCAGGATGAGCTGAGATGACAGGCGTTTCAGGAACATCCCCAGCAAGCCGTCTGGTGTCAGGGAAAGGTAAGGCCCTCCGAGTCAGATTAGGAGTCCCTCCAGGAGGAATGTGCCTTTCTCAGAGAACAACCTCATCCTGTCTCGAAAGGGCCTTGGCATCATTCACACTCTAGGCCACAAGTCCAAGGGGTGGTCTGTGTCAGATGCTGGCAGTCCCACACTCAGGTACGGCCATGCACAAGCTTCCAAAATCTCCTTACTTGGCTCTTACACTTTCACCTGCCTGTAATCTTGGGATAGGGAACTAAGAGGTCAAAGATCAGCCATGCAGGGTACAGCCATGCAGTGAGTACCTGTACCACAGTGCCACCCCAGTTGGCCAGGGGAAGGTATCTGGGTGCCACAACAAAGCCAGAGACGTGCGGGTATGGGAGCCCAGTAGGTAGGGGTGTGTGTACACGCAGGTGCAGGCGCGCACTCTCGTAAACAGTGCTTCCGTTTTCCTGTGTTTCATTCTACTTTGTCAAGTGTTTAGCCTGCTCTCAACATACTTCTTGCAACCCATTCCCATGACCATCATCCTCCTTGCCCCAACTCTAACTGTGAGGGCACCTCCCTTCAACTGGAGACAGGTGTACAAGGCAACAAAGTAACAGGTAAGGTCTCTGGAGTCTAGAAGGCCTGGATTAAAATCCCAGCTCCAGTCCCTAATGCCGTGTAACCTTTGTACCTCTGGTCCCTCATCCATAACTGTACCCCAGAGGCCTGCTACAAAGATCAGGCCTCATGATATATGTACAGGATTAAACATGATGCCTGGTATGAGGTGGTAAGTGTTCACTAACAGTGATGCCTTTTCTCATCTATTTTCTACCAATCCCTGCTCGAGGAAGAGAAGTGAGAGGCAGACAGGTCACAAGCAGAGAGTCCACACATACGCAGAGTGTGTCTCACTGATGCAAGTCAAGAAAGCAAATAACGAGCCAAAGGCTAGTCATGTGGGCAAGCATGGAGCAACAGGCAGCAAGACGCAGGATTTACCTTGAATCGCTGGGTCCAGGCAGCAGAAACAAACAGTAAAGTCAAGTTAATCCTTGGCTTAAGAAAAGGTGCAATACCTAGCAAGGTGCTAGGCCCAGAGTAGGCCCTCAATAGCTATCTGCTGAGTAGCTGGACAGATGGTGGAGGGGAGACTAAATCAGGGAAGAGTGATCCAAGTCCATCCAGGGCACTGGGTGTGTGGCTGGCTTCAGAGGACACAAAATTACTTCTATAATAAACACATCAACCCAATTGTGGCTCTCTAGGTATATGCAGTGCTGCTTTCTGGAAAATGAGTGGACAGTGCCTGATGTGGAGCCTGACAGCTTTCAGGTACTGGGGCAATGATAGCTAATGTTATACTAAGactttgtgagacaggatctctagcccaggctgaccttttaactcatggtgatcctctaactcagcctccctgtgttgggattaaaggcatgaatcttTCTTGCTTCAGAATCTTTCCCTACAGGGCCTCATAGTTCCCTCTTTCACGGAGTAAACCACAGAGCCTATGCTGGGAACCTACCTGCCTTCTTGCCAAATTCTCCTTCCAGTTCCGCCTGTGCCCCAGTCAGGGGGAGGTCCACCATCTCCAGGCACACCACTTCTGCCAGGGACTCTTCACGGCTCCACAACACCACCTTCCCGGCTACAGAAAGTCAGTTTGCAAAAGCTTAACCTGCCTCGTTGGCCCTCTGAAGAGACCCTTGTTCTGAAGTACAGATTGTGGAGCAAGGGGCACTTACCCAGCTGCTGAAGAAAGAGCTGCAGGTGGTCCTGCGTCTGCACCAAGGCCCGGTAGCCCACTGAGTCATCCTTCTTCAAGAACACCTGAATGTAGAGCTGTAAGACAGGCAGTCATTAAAAACTCAAACGTCTCACAGGGCACCAGGCCCCAAGGTTCTAAGGACTGGGAGTTGTCTGAGATCAGGTCACAGCATCACAGAATGTCCAAACAATACAACTATTATCTGCACACCACAAGAAAATGCATATTCTTTGGACCCAACACTGCAATGGTCCTAGACAATGCTGGCAAGTCCGTGGAGGAAGGTACCTGATGGTATCATCATCCTTCAATGCTCCAGTCTCATCCCACAAGACAAGCTGAAGGCCAGGACAGCGCTTTCCATTTTAAGGATAAAGAATCCACAGCTAAGAGGCCAAGGAGCACAACTCAATGTCCACAGAGATGCACAGGGTAGGGTGACAAGTGCAGGCTGGGAGTTAGACAGCCTTGAGTCTGGATTCCAGCAATATGTCTTACTACCTCTGTGACTGGACAGGGTACTGCATCTCGTGGGCCACAGGAGCATTCATAAACCAGGTTAATAACCAACAATTCATAAGACTCCAAGCCAGTTACAGCAATTAGCACACaggcatggttcagtggttaaggcatttgcctgcgaagcctatggatccaggttcaactccccagaacccatgtaaggcagatgcacaaggtcacacatatgcacaagattgcacacatgtctggagttcgattgcagtgattagaggccctggtgtgccaagtctctctctccttcattaaaacaaaaccaaaaaagacagAGCACAACACCTCATGCACGTTTATGGTTTGGCACAAGTAACACCAGTGCTTGCTATTATTTATGACCAGTCAGTGGTTCCAGAAGAACCAGAACCCGTTTTCAGAGAACCCTAATCCAGAGACCGCTCAGCCCTCAGGATACTGAAAAGTCTGCACACCAGTGCCTGAAGCCAAGGACATCACTCACCCGCTCAGGACGAGTGTCATTCTGCTCCAAGCTGAAAGAAATCGCAGTGTCCAGCAGCCGCCGACCTGTCTCCACCAAGTACAGGTTAATGGTGTAGGTCTGGTTGAAGCAAGAGAGTGAGTCCTATGGGCACAAACAGGATGGGTTGACAAATGAATTTCCCTAAGAGATGTCCAAGAATAGAGCAAATACATTCAAGGAGCCAGGCAGAAAGGGGAATATGatgtacaaaacaaaataaggaagtttaaaaaaaaaacacataattgAGACAGAAATAAGGGGCCAAGTAAATTACTAAGTATATACCTACTACATGTGTCTCAGGAGGAAGCAGAGTGCTCCCAGAGAAGCACAGTCATGGCAAGGAAAGCAAGGagagcaggcgtggtggcacacgcctttaatcacagcactcaggagggaggatcactgtgagtttaaagccaccctgaaaaaagccaggtatggtggtgcacacctttaatcccagcactcgggaggcagaagtaggaggatcactgtgagttcaaggccaccctgagactccaaagtgaactgcagatcagcttggactagagtgagaccctaccccgaaaaaaaaaagccaccctgagactacataatgagttccaggccaacctgggctagagcgagaccctatcttggaaaactggagagatagcttagttgttaaggtgtttgtctgcaaagccaaaggaccctggttcaattctcaggtcccatgtaaaagccagatgcataagatggtgcatgtgtgtttgtgtgcagtggctggaggccttggcacacccattctctctctatctgtctctctgctctctctcaaataaataaataaaatattaacaaaaaagaaaatccaaaaaaacaggggggaaggaattatggatgattgtctataattatggaaggtgtcaataataataataatttttaaaagcaggagAAGTACAGCAGCCACAGCCATCACCAAGACCTGTGCCCGCAGTCTGGGCCCCTCACTGCCACCTACTGCTCCAAGAGAACACCACTCAGCTCTCCGCACTGCAGGGATATGGGAAAAATAAGCCGAGGCCCAGAGAAGAAAGCACTGAGGAAAGTATTTGAGGGAATCTCCCTACTCACTCTGCCCTGAAAAGGGGCCAAGAGAAATACCATTACACTGACAGTTAAGTACCTGGACCCCCATCTACAGCTGGGAGACCAAGGAGACCTGCTAGCCTCAGCTGACCACAGATTATTCAGGTGGCCTCCCATGCCCTCAGGTCTGGCACACTGCCCAATGCTATACCCCTACCTGTGCACTAGACTTCTCTGAAAAGCTCCCCATGGACCCATCTTCGGTATTGCTAGGTTTCTgctagaagaaagagaggaacaaGAGAAAATTCACCCAAAGCATCACTTCCCATTCACTAAAATGAAGCACTGTGAAAGGGAAATCTCACTTCTCACCCCACTCACGAGCCTATGCACCCTTAAACAGTGCTGGGGAAAGTGAGCTTGAGGACGGAGGTGGGTAGAAAGCTGCACAGGTAGAGAGCTCATCGCGGAGCAGCCTCAAGCCCCACGTTCAGTCAGACAATTAAGTACACTGCAACTTCTATCTGTCAGGCTTCTAGGCAGAGACAAGGAAGCAAAACCCTCCTTGCTGGTTACTGCTCAACGGCACTCACCACCTCATTCCGACAGGTCATGACTGCAGCCACCGTCTTCTCCCCAGTGGTACCAAAGCTCACGAGGGCAGTCTGTGGGGAAAGTGAGGTGTCAAACTTCCAAATGGGGCCTGTGCTAGCTGGCAACCTTCCAGAGGGTCACATCTCCCATGAAGGACCCTAGGCCTTACATTTCAAGCAGGGgcccttaactgctcagccatcttcccagtcccttgaCTTTGGATTTCAAAGCTATTTTGAACTTTGGATGTGACAGCCAAGAAGGCCCCGGCAGCATCTGACAAACCCCTCCCTGCCTTCAGCACGGGCTCAGGCACATGCAGCTCCAAGCACCTACAGGGAGGCTCAAAGTGCCGTCCTCACTTGCCTATGGActctttgtgctttttttttgtttccgaggtagtctcactctagctcaggctgacctggaattcactatatagtttcagggtggcctcctcctacctctgcctctcaagtgctgggatttaagacgtgcaccaccacacccggctcttatgGACTCTTGAGGGATGAGACCACTTTACTCTAAGGATTCTCTGTAAGCCCAGGAGAAAGAGGGCTATATTTCCTGTGAGACTGTTCCCTGCAAACCACTGATGGGACAGTGCCATCAATCTTGAACCTGAGGAAAATGCCTTCAATTCAAAGGCATAGTACTCTCACCaggcgtggtgatacacaccattaaccccagcacttgggaggccaaggtaggaggatcactgtgagttggagaggCCAGcctctccatagtgaatttcaggtcagcttggtctacacagtgagaccctgcctcaggaaaaaaaaaaaaaaaaaggcctagtCACCAAGCTGCCTTGTCTTGGTGAGAGCCTGCCAGGTCCTAGCGCTCGGCGCGGCAGGAAGTTACCTGGGGGAAGTTCTTGAGCAGACTCAGAGTTCCGTGGTGGTAGTGCAGCAAAGCATAGTGGTTTGGGGACAACTGCAGGAAGAACTGGGCCCGAGAAGGATCCACTGGGTTGGGCTGGGTTGGCAGCACCCGGGGCTGGAATCCACTTCCAAATTCTAAGTCGAGAGACTGGAGGAGGCAAGAGGAAAAAAGATTAGGACAAGAAGCCAACCAATCCTGGCCGGTCCAGACTCAAAATCCTCTGCTCAGCTTCGTCAGGGAACATAACGAAACCAGGGCAAATGACTCTAGAAGCTCCCAATTCACCTTCCCCAAAGAGGAGAACAGCCCATTTCCTCTGAGTCCAGGTCAGCTGCAAGCTCAACTTCTCCCCACAGCTGCCAATTCAGGAAGGAAGCAGAAACCCCACCTAGGAAAGATCTCCCCAAAGAACCTGCCTGAGCTGTCACCAGCCCTCTAAACCCAGCAGGTGATGCCTCAGGCCAAGAGAAAGTTGCAGCCTCTCACCTGCAGGGGAATCTGCCGTAGTTCCCACTCGGTCTCCAGAGCCAAAGTGTGCAGGGAATGTGAGCTTGGGTCTGGGCACACGAGGACAGCCTCACCCACCACACCACAGGCTCCAGTGAGACGCTGCAACCATGGGGTGGAAACCCTGACCTGCAGGACAGACATGGGGTCAGGACTGTGAAGGCTCTTGACAGTGGTCCCTCTTAGCTTGTCAGGAGAATTGCTGCTGGGACCCCACAGGGGCTGCTACTCTCCAAGGTTCTAAAGGGGCTTTTCTTGTCCCCAGCCACCAGGCCCCTCACCAACTTCCTGAGCACCTCCAAAGGTGGAGAAAACTCGGAATTATTTTTTCTGGTCACTGGTAAAATGCACTAGGTAACTGTAAGAGACAAGTATTTAGACAAAGGTCTCCCAACCAAGTTTGTTACACGTGGTGTCTTCCTAGAAGATACCGACAGATTCTGACTTGATCCAGGTAACATTTTAGCCTCCCCAGAACAGCATTAGGTGCAAATACTTTAAATACAAGTCAACAACAATAAGCCAGCAGCAAGTCACCCAGTCAGGGGTGAATGGATCCTATACCTGCCCAGCCAATGTCACTGACCCCAGAGCAAAGGCTCCCCTTCTCTACACACCATGAGGCTCCCCCAGCCAAATGCCCTCCATacctgctgaacaatctctccatcctccacattAAACTTGACAATGTTCACATGGCTGAAGGGAACGATGCCAAGAGCCCACACCATCCCAGAGCCATAGGAATACACCATCTGGTAGTGAATGCTGTCACTAAGGGATGACAGGACAGGGCACCAGCTTTACCTTCGGACCAGAGCTTTCCGTACTATTACCAAAAAATATGTAACAAAACAAGCtgccagtttttttgtttgtttggttggttgatttttcaaggaaaggtctcactctagctcaagatgacctggaatttaaaatgtagtctcagggtgtcctcaaactcatggtgatcctcctacctctgcctcccgagtgctgggattaaaggcgtgcgccaccacggctggcaaGCTGCCAGTCCTTAACCAGATGTCACAAGCTTTAGTTTCTGCTTTTGAGTTTCTCCTTTTTCAATGCTTAGGAccttacacatgctagacaagtgttctaccactgaaccatccttcTAGCCTTGCTTTTGTCTTGAATTTGAACTACTTGTCAACATTTGGAACTGAGATCATAAACACAGATCAGATTTCCAGTTTTTCTTAAGTTAGAGATGTGGCAATGCTGGGTCTATCTACATGGAAGTAGGGCACACATTGGCCCTTTAGACGTAGGCTAAGCACACGGCAGTTCTGTGCAGTTTCCCaaaggctgtttttgttttttgtttaaaacAGGGTATGGCTAGGTAGCTCAATCTGGCCTCAGTCCTGGTATctatcctcttacttcagcctcccagatGCTAGAATTAGAGGTGTCTATCACTAGGCctagctataaattttcctttttttgctttcctTGGTGGTTGTACGGatccaacccagggctttgtgcatactacagccaagctctctaccactgcaCTATATTCCCAGGCCTAGGAATCTGGACTTTTAATCCCTGCTCCAAATTCTCTGGAATGGCCCCACGCAGTCTAAGCCAACCCTTGGTCTGCCTTCCCTTGTGTCCCCTGCTCCTTCCTGGCTTCCATGCTTCTGAGCATAGGACTTCTAGAAATCACCTCAAGCCTCACTCAGTCTCACCCTGGGCTTTCCTTGAGTTGTTCCACCTCTTAACATGGATGAAAAATTAGAACTAATGTGAAGTAAAGTCACAAAGCCCAAAGCAACACACCCTGAGCAAGTGAGCGGCTCCTGTGCGCCACCAGCCCTGGTGCTCAATGGCTCCAGGCAACCTCAGTGAGTTTTCTCCTCCCTGCAAAGGACACTCAGACACAGCCTTTGTATTCAGGCGCACGTGCAGCAAGGGCACCACCCCACATATGATGCCACCAAAAGGGCACCTGGCCACTCACATGCTACAGGACCATCAGGACAAGGAGAAGGCTGGGGGAAAAGGGACAAAGTAGCTCTCACCGGAGAGAGGATGGCCCTACCTTTCAGGGAGATGTTCCACCCACTTCAGGTGCCCACTGGAGAGGTGATGGAGTGCAAGGGCAGTCTTCTTCAGGACGGCGACGTACCTCACTGACTCCTGCAGGCCAACCAGCCCCAGTGCCTGGAAACTGCACACAAGTGTGGGTGAGGGCCTCCGGCTAGAGCAGgcagcccccaccactgctgctgaggcTTGCTGGGTCAGAAGACAGACCGTGGGCCCACACCACCTGGATCCCAATGATGGCTCTACATTGCAGCAACTCCACCACATGACTCTCCTGAGCCCACAAGGTCCTGAGGgttgtttcttccttcccctaGGACATCATACCAGCCGGGCCAACCCTGGATGCCCCCAACAGGCAATGCTTTCATTATTAGGCTGTGGCCTACCTCCCTACTTGGGCACCACCTTGATTTACAGGCTGTCTCACATTACAGAAGTGTTCTCATTACCTGGAATCCACTAAGAGTTTACCAAACAAATTCCTGTCATAAGATGTGTAAGCTAATGTCAACCACCCtgtaacatgtttttattttttaaaatactttatttgtgtgagagagaaacagatagagagaataggcactctagggcctctagccactgcaaatgaactccagacatacatgccaccttgtgcatctggctttatgtggtactggggaactgaacgtgggtccttaggctttacaggcaagtgccttaactgctgagctgtcgcTCCAGCCCCCAGACACCCATTCTGGATGTGCTTGTGATTAAAGAACACATGTGCTTACTGGGGCAACATCTACTGAATGCTCATTAGATGTAGGGTTCAGTGCTAGGCATAGGAGTTGCTCTTGTACTTGAATGTCTTTGTAGTACCCAATGGAGAGAAGATAGAGTGTGAGAGTAGTCTTCAGGACCGTGACTCCtaagcccaggttcaaatccctggtgcccagacacacagagtggcacctgcatctggcattcatttgcaagggaAAGAGAatttggcatgccctttctctttctctctcaaataaataaaagaaaaagaatgggcacctatggtggtttgaatagaatagatggcccccaatatactcagtttgtttttttgtagtttgcatctgctggctacctggctggaggcaatgtcactgggtggatcttaagttgtggtgatgggtttctgat
The genomic region above belongs to Jaculus jaculus isolate mJacJac1 chromosome 5, mJacJac1.mat.Y.cur, whole genome shotgun sequence and contains:
- the Emc1 gene encoding ER membrane protein complex subunit 1 isoform X6, translating into MLLHGQDAITVSNGGRLMRSWETNIGGLNWEITLDSGSFQALGLVGLQESVRYVAVLKKTALALHHLSSGHLKWVEHLPESDSIHYQMVYSYGSGMVWALGIVPFSHVNIVKFNVEDGEIVQQVRVSTPWLQRLTGACGVVGEAVLVCPDPSSHSLHTLALETEWELRQIPLQSLDLEFGSGFQPRVLPTQPNPVDPSRAQFFLQLSPNHYALLHYHHGTLSLLKNFPQTALVSFGTTGEKTVAAVMTCRNEVQKPSNTEDGSMGSFSEKSSAQDSLSCFNQTYTINLYLVETGRRLLDTAISFSLEQNDTRPERLYIQVFLKKDDSVGYRALVQTQDHLQLFLQQLAGKVVLWSREESLAEVVCLEMVDLPLTGAQAELEGEFGKKAAIQDGLLGMFLKRLSSQLILLQAWTSHLWKMFYDARKPRSQIKNEINIDTLARDEFNLQKMMVMVTASGKLFGIESSSGTILWKQYLPNVKPDSSFKLMVQRTTAHFPHPPQCTLLVKDKETGMSSLYVFNPIFGKWSQGTPPVLKRPILQSLLLPVMDQDYAKVLLLIDDEYKVTPFPATRNVLRQLHELAPSIFFYLVDAEQGRLSGYRLRKDLTTELSWELTIPPEVQRIVKVKGKRSSEHVHSQGRVMGDRSVLYKSLNPNLLAVVTESTDVHHERTFVGIFLIDGVTGRIIHSSVQKKAKGPVHIVHSENWVVYQYWNSKARRNELTALELYEGTEQYNATAFSSLDRPQLPQVLQQSYIFPSSISAMEATITERGITSRHLLIGLPSGAILSLPKALLDPRRPEIPTEQSREENLIPYSPDVQIHAERFINYNQTVSRMRGIYTAPSGLESTCLVVAYGLDIYQTRVYPSKQFDVLKDDYDYVLISSVLFGLAFATMITKRLAQVKLLNRAWR
- the Emc1 gene encoding ER membrane protein complex subunit 1 isoform X2: MAAAVASRFLLWATLLFPAAAVYEDQVGKFDWRQQYVGKLKFASLEFSPGSKKLVVATEKNVIAALNSRTGEILWRHVDKGTAEGAVDAMLLHGQDAITVSNGGRLMRSWETNIGGLNWEITLDSGSFQALGLVGLQESVRYVAVLKKTALALHHLSSGHLKWVEHLPESDSIHYQMVYSYGSGMVWALGIVPFSHVNIVKFNVEDGEIVQQVRVSTPWLQRLTGACGVVGEAVLVCPDPSSHSLHTLALETEWELRQIPLQSLDLEFGSGFQPRVLPTQPNPVDPSRAQFFLQLSPNHYALLHYHHGTLSLLKNFPQTALVSFGTTGEKTVAAVMTCRNEVKPSNTEDGSMGSFSEKSSAQDSLSCFNQTYTINLYLVETGRRLLDTAISFSLEQNDTRPERLYIQVFLKKDDSVGYRALVQTQDHLQLFLQQLAGKVVLWSREESLAEVVCLEMVDLPLTGAQAELEGEFGKKAAIQDGLLGMFLKRLSSQLILLQAWTSHLWKMFYDARKPRSQIKNEINIDTLARDEFNLQKMMVMVTASGKLFGIESSSGTILWKQYLPNVKPDSSFKLMVQRTTAHFPHPPQCTLLVKDKETGMSSLYVFNPIFGKWSQGTPPVLKRPILQSLLLPVMDQDYAKVLLLIDDEYKVTPFPATRNVLRQLHELAPSIFFYLVDAEQGRLSGYRLRKDLTTELSWELTIPPEVQRIVKVKGKRSSEHVHSQGRVMGDRSVLYKSLNPNLLAVVTESTDVHHERTFVGIFLIDGVTGRIIHSSVQKKAKGPVHIVHSENWVVYQYWNSKARRNELTALELYEGTEQYNATAFSSLDRPQLPQVLQQSYIFPSSISAMEATITERGITSRHLLIGLPSGAILSLPKALLDPRRPEIPTEQSREENLIPYSPDVQIHAERFINYNQTVSRMRGIYTAPSGLESTCLVVAYGLDIYQTRVYPSKQFDVLKDDYDYVLISSVLFGLAFATMITKRLAQVKLLNRAWR